Proteins encoded in a region of the Chitinophagaceae bacterium genome:
- a CDS encoding LD-carboxypeptidase, which translates to MNSKSIITLFFISIVLGLLFITSSFQDGKMYKTIPPPYLKQGDTIAIVATARKYSDTLLTETIALIESWGLRVKIGKSVGLSDNQLAGSDQERSHDFQIQLDNPTIKAIWCVKGGYGTVRIIDSLDFTQFKKKPKWIIGFSDITVLHAHINNMHIQSIHAIMPINLEKSSEEAKQTLYKSLFGTLKKYEISTHPMNILGKAEGVLIGGNLSILYNLTGTPTMPDYQDKILYLEDLDEYLYHVDRMMMNLERSGALKKIKGIIVGGMTEMKDNTIPWGKDAYTIIEGITKKYSIPTIYNFPAGHIDDNRALILGKPVKMEVEKECSTLVFLEDE; encoded by the coding sequence ATGAATTCAAAGTCAATTATTACTCTCTTTTTTATATCAATAGTATTAGGTTTGCTTTTCATTACCTCTTCCTTTCAAGATGGGAAAATGTATAAAACTATTCCACCACCTTATTTAAAACAAGGTGATACCATTGCAATTGTTGCTACTGCAAGAAAATATAGCGATACACTCCTGACAGAAACAATAGCATTGATAGAAAGCTGGGGCTTACGTGTTAAAATTGGAAAAAGCGTAGGGCTATCAGATAATCAATTAGCGGGAAGCGACCAAGAGCGTTCTCATGATTTTCAAATACAATTAGACAATCCAACTATTAAAGCCATTTGGTGTGTAAAAGGAGGTTATGGCACAGTGAGAATAATTGATTCATTAGATTTTACCCAATTTAAAAAAAAACCTAAATGGATAATTGGTTTTAGTGATATAACTGTTTTGCATGCACATATTAATAATATGCATATTCAGTCAATACATGCAATAATGCCCATAAATTTGGAAAAATCTTCAGAAGAAGCAAAGCAAACACTTTACAAATCGCTTTTTGGCACACTCAAAAAATATGAAATTTCTACCCATCCAATGAATATATTAGGCAAAGCAGAAGGTGTGTTAATCGGGGGAAATCTATCCATTTTATATAATCTAACAGGGACACCCACAATGCCTGATTATCAAGATAAAATATTATATCTTGAGGATTTAGATGAATACTTATATCATGTAGATAGAATGATGATGAATTTAGAACGTTCAGGGGCATTAAAAAAAATCAAAGGAATAATTGTGGGGGGTATGACCGAAATGAAAGATAACACTATACCCTGGGGAAAAGATGCATATACAATTATAGAAGGTATTACTAAAAAATACAGCATTCCAACCATTTATAATTTTCCTGCGGGTCATATAGATGATAATCGTGCTTTGATTTTAGGAAAACCTGTAAAAATGGAAGTGGAAAAAGAATGTTCTACTTTAGTTTTTTTAGAGGACGAGTAA
- a CDS encoding DUF559 domain-containing protein: MTIQEYIDAINRRYKLGNATEHTFRGDLQQLIESLVPAIRATNEPKRQTCGAPDYILTKKDIPIGFIEAKNIGDNDLEGIKRTGNKEQFDRYKASLNNLFFTDYIHFHLYREGQLVTKIAIAELQFPSTGGVSEGRGGRIVPLTKNFTSFENLIKDFCTYIGQTITKSKKLAEMMAGKARLLSEVIEKALTSDETHNENSTLKDQMNAFKQILIHDITPKGFADVYAQTIAYGMFAARYHDPTLENFSRQEAYELIPKSNPFLKKLFGYIAGLDVDDRIKWVVDDLINIFLACNVEEMLKNYGKATKMEDPIIHFYEDFLSEYDPKLRKARGVWYTPAPVVNFIVRAVDDILKTEFDLPQGLADTSKINSPDLQGRVHKVQILDPATGTGTFLAEVVKHIHKKFVGQQGVWSNYVENHLLPRLNGFELLMASYAMAYLKLDMLLTDTGYKPTSNQRFRIFLTNSLEEHHPDTGTLFANWLSTEANEANHIKRDTPVMVVMGNPPYFGFKSNDGEWITKLTNDYKFVDGLNINEKKHRLGNDYVKFIRFGQFFIDKNKEGVLAYINDHGFLFNPTFKGMRWNLMNSFDEIYVLDLHGNSKKKEKSSDGTKDENVFDIQQGVSINIFIKTGKKKKNELAKVYYHELLGLREMKYDYLINNEFKEVRYEEIVPSSPFYFFLPNKLENIGSYELGFSVDEILITGVTGTVTGNDELLIGENKIELKNKLNELVDCEIDSKYIKSIEYRPFSKKAMYFIETFNKNPYSQITVPASYRSRYNVMKHLAMPNNYCLIVGRQGQVVGDMPWNIIFISNNVVDLNMFYRGGGVVSPLYLYPETNAQQTIGKTTERTPNLNAAIVKQIAEKLGLTFRNEKTSPTPPKEGLNSSPKGRLGGVGYITANPAHYNLIKEMRDSLKDNPTEAEKVIWEYLRNKKTGYKIRRQHIIEDFITDFVCLSKKVVIEIDGKVHLRQKEYDEIRTLRLHELGYEVIRFTNEEVFTNPELVALKTKEKLDSKSDLQINDLAVSPPLEGLGEVFTPIDILDYIYAVLHSPAYREKYKEFLKMDFPRVPYPKDTETFWQLVQWGGELRQIHLLESPVVENYITQYPVDGNNTVVKPHFVSTSHDRGRVYINDAQYFDNVPRLAWNFYIGGYQPAQKWLKDRKDRILAFDDILHYQKIIVALSETDRIMKEIDTIDSE; this comes from the coding sequence ATGACAATACAAGAATACATAGATGCTATCAATAGACGATATAAACTCGGAAATGCAACCGAGCATACTTTTCGTGGGGACTTGCAACAATTAATAGAAAGCTTAGTACCTGCCATAAGAGCTACCAATGAGCCAAAACGACAAACCTGCGGAGCACCTGATTATATATTGACCAAAAAAGATATTCCTATTGGATTTATAGAAGCAAAAAACATCGGCGACAATGACCTGGAAGGAATAAAAAGAACAGGTAACAAAGAACAATTTGACCGGTATAAAGCATCATTAAATAATCTTTTTTTTACCGATTATATTCATTTTCATCTGTATCGGGAAGGACAGTTGGTAACCAAAATTGCTATTGCAGAACTCCAATTCCCCTCCACTGGAGGGGTGTCCGAAGGACGGGGTGGTCGTATTGTGCCATTGACCAAAAACTTTACAAGTTTTGAAAACCTGATAAAAGATTTTTGCACTTACATTGGGCAAACCATTACAAAATCAAAAAAACTTGCTGAAATGATGGCAGGCAAAGCCCGATTGCTCTCCGAAGTGATTGAAAAAGCACTCACAAGTGATGAAACCCACAACGAAAACAGCACGCTGAAAGACCAAATGAATGCCTTCAAGCAAATTCTCATCCACGATATTACGCCAAAAGGATTTGCAGACGTATACGCACAAACCATTGCTTACGGAATGTTTGCAGCTCGCTATCACGACCCTACTTTGGAAAATTTTAGCAGACAAGAAGCATACGAACTCATACCAAAATCAAATCCATTCCTTAAAAAACTATTCGGATACATTGCAGGCTTAGACGTAGACGACCGCATAAAATGGGTTGTAGACGATTTGATAAACATATTTTTGGCTTGCAACGTAGAGGAAATGCTCAAAAACTATGGAAAAGCTACCAAAATGGAAGACCCTATTATCCATTTTTATGAAGACTTTTTGAGCGAATATGACCCAAAACTACGCAAAGCCCGCGGCGTGTGGTACACACCTGCACCTGTTGTAAATTTCATAGTTCGTGCCGTTGATGATATTTTGAAAACAGAATTTGATTTACCACAAGGATTAGCCGACACCTCAAAAATCAATAGCCCTGACCTTCAGGGCAGAGTACACAAAGTGCAAATCCTCGACCCTGCCACAGGAACAGGCACATTCCTCGCCGAAGTGGTAAAACACATACATAAAAAGTTTGTTGGGCAACAAGGTGTTTGGAGTAATTACGTAGAAAATCATCTGCTCCCTCGCCTCAACGGTTTTGAATTGCTCATGGCAAGCTATGCAATGGCATATTTAAAATTGGATATGTTGTTAACCGACACGGGCTATAAACCAACCTCAAATCAACGTTTTAGAATTTTCCTTACTAATAGTTTAGAAGAACACCACCCCGACACTGGAACGCTCTTTGCCAATTGGCTCAGCACCGAAGCAAACGAAGCCAACCACATTAAACGAGATACGCCTGTAATGGTGGTTATGGGAAATCCGCCGTATTTTGGTTTCAAATCTAATGATGGCGAATGGATAACTAAATTAACGAATGATTATAAATTTGTTGATGGTCTAAATATAAATGAAAAAAAACATAGATTAGGGAATGATTATGTTAAGTTTATTAGATTTGGACAATTTTTTATTGATAAAAACAAAGAGGGGGTATTGGCTTATATTAATGACCATGGATTTTTATTTAATCCAACTTTTAAAGGAATGCGTTGGAATTTAATGAATTCCTTTGATGAAATATACGTCTTAGACTTACATGGTAATTCTAAAAAGAAGGAAAAAAGTAGTGATGGTACAAAAGATGAAAATGTTTTTGATATTCAACAAGGTGTTAGTATAAATATTTTCATAAAAACAGGAAAGAAAAAGAAAAATGAATTAGCAAAGGTATATTATCATGAACTTTTAGGATTAAGAGAAATGAAATATGATTACTTAATTAATAATGAATTTAAAGAAGTTAGATACGAAGAAATTGTCCCATCAAGCCCCTTTTATTTCTTTCTACCGAATAAATTAGAAAATATTGGTAGTTATGAATTAGGTTTTTCAGTAGATGAAATTCTAATTACGGGTGTAACTGGAACAGTTACAGGGAATGATGAGCTTTTAATTGGGGAAAATAAAATAGAGTTAAAAAATAAATTAAACGAATTAGTTGATTGTGAAATAGACTCTAAATATATTAAATCAATTGAATATAGACCTTTTAGTAAAAAGGCTATGTATTTTATTGAAACATTTAATAAAAATCCATATTCTCAGATAACTGTTCCTGCTTCCTATAGGAGTAGATATAATGTAATGAAGCACTTGGCAATGCCGAATAACTATTGTTTAATTGTGGGGAGACAAGGACAAGTAGTGGGTGACATGCCTTGGAATATAATATTCATTTCAAATAACGTTGTTGATTTGAACATGTTTTATAGAGGAGGCGGTGTTGTTAGCCCTCTTTATCTTTACCCCGAAACCAACGCCCAACAAACCATCGGGAAAACAACAGAAAGAACACCAAACCTAAACGCAGCAATAGTAAAGCAAATAGCTGAGAAATTGGGTTTAACGTTTAGGAATGAAAAGACCTCCCCAACCCCTCCAAAGGAGGGGCTTAATTCCTCCCCGAAGGGGAGGTTAGGAGGGGTCGGTTATATTACTGCAAATCCAGCTCATTACAATTTAATAAAAGAAATGAGAGATAGTTTAAAAGACAATCCAACTGAAGCTGAAAAGGTTATTTGGGAATATCTAAGAAATAAAAAAACTGGGTATAAAATAAGAAGGCAACATATTATTGAGGATTTCATTACAGATTTTGTTTGTTTAAGTAAAAAAGTGGTTATTGAAATTGATGGAAAAGTTCATTTGCGACAAAAAGAATATGACGAGATCAGAACTTTAAGGTTACATGAATTAGGATATGAAGTCATTCGATTTACCAACGAAGAAGTATTTACCAATCCTGAATTGGTTGCATTAAAAACGAAAGAAAAACTTGATAGCAAATCAGATTTACAAATCAATGATCTTGCTGTCTCCCCTCCTTTGGAGGGGCTGGGGGAGGTCTTTACCCCAATAGACATTTTAGATTACATCTATGCCGTTTTACATTCGCCTGCTTATCGTGAAAAATACAAGGAATTTCTAAAAATGGATTTTCCGCGAGTACCTTATCCAAAAGATACAGAAACCTTTTGGCAATTGGTACAATGGGGCGGAGAATTACGGCAAATACATCTATTGGAAAGTCCCGTGGTAGAAAATTACATTACACAATATCCCGTAGATGGCAATAATACAGTTGTAAAACCACACTTTGTTTCTACTTCCCATGACCGTGGGAGGGTGTACATAAACGATGCCCAATATTTTGACAATGTTCCCAGATTGGCTTGGAACTTTTATATTGGCGGGTATCAGCCAGCTCAAAAATGGCTCAAAGACCGAAAAGACCGCATATTAGCATTTGATGATATTCTGCATTATCAAAAAATAATAGTAGCATTATCGGAAACCGATAGGATAATGAAAGAGATTGATACAATAGACAGTGAATAA
- the queA gene encoding tRNA preQ1(34) S-adenosylmethionine ribosyltransferase-isomerase QueA: MRLSDFILNIPKEQIAQYPLPNRDESRLMVVNKKTNTIEHRLFKDITDYVEEGDSLILNNTKVLQSKLLGYKERTDILIEIIILRVLNHIDYLCDVLVNPARKLRVGNKICFKNNLVAEVMDNTTSCGRTIRFLMKEKTNNFYQLIDEIGETQIPSFIEREPDENDKENFQTVFAEKIGSFSPPSGCLNFTKHLIKKIQLKNTQVEYATLHLGLGTVRDIAVEDILKHKIDSEPFYVTENTVDAINNSISNKKKVIAAGLSTLRALESSVSVSGKIKPNEGWTNKFFYPSYEFKTANALITNFHSSQSPSYLATAAFGGSALIKKAYEIALEEKYRFLTLGDSMLII; this comes from the coding sequence ATGCGATTATCAGATTTTATACTCAACATCCCAAAAGAGCAAATTGCTCAATATCCACTACCTAATAGAGATGAATCACGATTAATGGTAGTAAACAAAAAAACAAATACAATAGAACATAGATTATTTAAAGATATTACTGATTATGTAGAGGAAGGTGATAGCCTTATACTCAACAATACAAAAGTATTACAATCAAAACTTTTGGGATATAAAGAAAGAACAGACATACTCATAGAAATAATTATTTTAAGGGTATTAAATCATATAGATTATTTATGTGACGTATTAGTAAATCCCGCTAGAAAACTACGAGTGGGAAATAAAATATGTTTTAAAAATAATCTCGTAGCAGAAGTAATGGACAATACTACTTCTTGCGGAAGAACGATACGTTTTTTGATGAAAGAAAAAACAAATAATTTTTATCAACTGATAGATGAAATAGGAGAAACACAAATTCCTTCTTTTATAGAGCGAGAACCAGACGAAAATGATAAAGAAAATTTTCAAACAGTATTTGCAGAAAAAATAGGTTCTTTTTCCCCACCAAGTGGATGCCTCAATTTTACAAAACATCTTATCAAAAAAATACAGCTAAAAAACACTCAAGTGGAATATGCAACTCTCCACTTAGGATTGGGAACTGTAAGAGATATAGCAGTAGAAGATATTCTTAAACACAAAATAGATTCAGAACCATTTTATGTAACAGAAAATACTGTAGATGCCATAAATAATTCTATAAGTAATAAAAAAAAAGTTATTGCCGCTGGATTATCTACTCTCAGAGCATTAGAAAGCTCCGTCTCGGTAAGCGGAAAAATAAAACCAAATGAAGGATGGACAAATAAATTTTTTTATCCTTCATACGAATTTAAAACAGCAAACGCTCTCATTACAAATTTCCACAGTTCTCAATCCCCATCATACCTTGCAACAGCTGCCTTCGGAGGAAGTGCTCTTATCAAAAAAGCATACGAAATAGCATTAGAAGAAAAATACAGATTCCTCACACTTGGTGATTCTATGCTCATAATTTAG
- a CDS encoding DUF4435 domain-containing protein, producing MTYAEELRQSRNKPQVAFTEFANATRKNPEHLFCFFEGKDNAYYVSRVKRFTENYYPVKCGGKQSVLDVYTLITGKEEYRKYKLGFFIDRDFNSTIGDKNPPIFETPCYSVENLYVSISVFKEILTNEFHLSEVSDSNFEKLVKLYEQRQKEFHDSVLLFNSWYSCLIERQENENIKTGVTLDDKLPNNFVTISLDKVNASYDFQKIKETFPNAIVVDYSLVEKKMELFKGKTMDKMFRGKYELEFLIKMLREILKDSRSEKRVVSSKIDFSFGDGSNLGQLQALNIFEAYAETPTSLLDYLKLVVTKE from the coding sequence ATGACGTATGCAGAAGAATTAAGACAAAGTAGGAATAAGCCTCAAGTCGCATTTACTGAATTTGCTAATGCTACAAGAAAGAATCCAGAGCATTTGTTTTGCTTTTTTGAAGGTAAAGATAATGCCTACTACGTTTCTAGAGTCAAAAGATTTACAGAAAACTATTACCCAGTAAAATGTGGTGGCAAACAATCGGTTCTTGACGTTTATACGTTAATTACAGGCAAAGAGGAATATCGAAAATATAAGTTGGGTTTCTTCATTGATAGAGATTTTAACTCAACTATAGGAGACAAAAATCCTCCAATATTTGAAACACCATGTTACTCAGTAGAAAACTTATATGTTTCAATAAGTGTTTTCAAAGAGATTTTGACAAATGAATTTCATTTATCCGAAGTCTCAGATTCTAACTTTGAAAAGTTAGTGAAACTATATGAGCAAAGGCAAAAGGAATTTCACGATTCAGTATTACTTTTTAATAGTTGGTACTCTTGCTTAATCGAGAGACAGGAAAATGAAAATATTAAAACAGGCGTAACGCTTGACGATAAGTTGCCAAATAATTTCGTTACCATCAGTCTTGATAAAGTAAATGCTTCGTATGATTTTCAAAAGATAAAAGAAACTTTCCCAAATGCTATAGTAGTAGATTACTCTTTGGTTGAAAAGAAAATGGAACTCTTTAAAGGTAAGACAATGGATAAAATGTTCCGTGGAAAATACGAATTGGAATTTTTAATTAAAATGCTTCGTGAAATACTAAAAGATTCAAGGTCAGAAAAAAGAGTAGTTTCATCTAAAATAGATTTTTCATTTGGAGATGGAAGTAATCTTGGGCAGCTACAAGCTTTAAACATTTTTGAAGCATACGCAGAAACTCCTACAAGCTTGTTGGATTATTTAAAGCTTGTAGTAACAAAAGAATAA
- a CDS encoding glycoside hydrolase family 3 N-terminal domain-containing protein has translation MKTKFLMCLFIFLTIRTYAQDKAGYFSQKIYFDNANKWVDSVLEKMTLSEKVGQLFLIAAYSNRDSSHEKELQNLIQKYNIGGLVVFQGGPARQVKMLNRLQKISKIPLLICMDAEWGVGMRLDSSISYPFQMTLGAIEDISFIKKMGNAIAQQLKKTGVDVNFAPVADINNNPNNPVISYRSFGENKEEVTKRCIAYMKGMEEIGTQATAKHFPGHGDTNIDSHYDIPQIPHNSTRLDTMELFPFKQLIDEGITGVMIAHLKLPFIDSINIPSSASPLIITDILKQSLQFKGIIYTDALNMKAITKYISPEEVALKALKAGNDFLELVENTESSIETIIQAVKNKKISILQIDSSCRKILYAKYFSQKTKWIPLPEKNVCEEINTPDFQLLNRMLFEKSITTLKNEKNCIPLNDLENLNLISISLGVDTFSFFQQRLNDYTEMPQFFLKKNATIQEITNIKNQIPQKTNCVILAIHQGARIANTKEQLSKEVLDFAQDIISSKKTILVALRNPYLIPNIPNFEKASVLITTYQDHILAQDMAAQAIFGGISTSGKLPVTFHKKYVNGLGIKTKGNVRFKFTIPEEIGINSKRLESRIDSVMQNAIQKKAFPGGQVLLAQDQKIFFHKVYGFHRYDSIQKITPTDIYDLASITKVTAGIPSIMKLYDERKIDLNGKLKTYYPYFKNSNKKNISLLNMLTHQAGLKGWIPFHTEAKNKDGSFKAKTLSTKISKNYPYKITDSLYLYKNYKPQLLKLIKNSPLNKEKKYLYSDLSFYLYPDIIKKITGENFEQYLSKNFYTPLGVKTMTYNAGEKFPIQRIIPTEVDTFFRMQTLHGIVHDEGAALLNGISSHAGLFAKATDLAVVWQMYLNGGKYGGKKYINPQTIQKFSTCQFCELGNRRGIGFDKPPIVFDSCDCKNFVARQTPHSSYGHSGYTGTFVWADPENKLLYIFLSNRVHPTRNNSLISDMNVRPTIHKIIYQELGF, from the coding sequence ATGAAAACAAAATTTTTAATGTGCCTGTTTATATTCTTAACTATTCGTACTTATGCACAGGATAAAGCGGGATACTTTTCTCAAAAAATATACTTTGATAATGCAAATAAATGGGTGGATTCTGTTCTTGAAAAGATGACCCTCTCTGAAAAAGTAGGTCAACTTTTTTTGATAGCCGCCTACTCTAATAGAGATTCTTCTCATGAAAAAGAATTACAAAACCTTATTCAGAAATATAATATAGGCGGATTAGTTGTTTTTCAAGGAGGACCAGCTAGACAAGTAAAGATGCTCAATAGACTTCAAAAGATATCTAAGATTCCTCTCCTCATTTGCATGGACGCAGAATGGGGAGTAGGAATGCGTTTAGACAGCAGTATTTCTTACCCCTTTCAGATGACACTTGGCGCTATAGAAGACATCTCTTTCATCAAAAAAATGGGAAATGCTATTGCCCAACAATTAAAAAAAACCGGAGTAGACGTAAATTTTGCCCCCGTCGCAGATATAAATAATAATCCTAATAATCCTGTTATCAGCTACAGATCTTTTGGAGAAAATAAAGAAGAAGTTACAAAACGCTGCATAGCATACATGAAAGGAATGGAAGAAATAGGAACTCAAGCCACAGCAAAACACTTCCCAGGACATGGGGATACTAATATAGATTCGCACTACGATATCCCACAAATTCCCCACAATTCTACCCGATTAGATACCATGGAACTATTCCCCTTTAAACAGCTCATTGACGAAGGCATTACAGGAGTAATGATAGCACATCTCAAACTTCCCTTTATAGATAGTATCAATATTCCTTCCTCAGCATCCCCACTCATTATAACAGATATTTTAAAACAATCCCTGCAATTTAAAGGCATAATCTACACAGACGCACTGAATATGAAAGCCATTACAAAATATATATCCCCCGAAGAAGTAGCACTCAAAGCACTCAAAGCAGGAAATGACTTTTTAGAACTCGTAGAAAACACAGAATCTTCTATTGAAACTATCATTCAAGCAGTAAAAAATAAAAAAATATCTATCCTACAAATTGACTCCAGCTGTCGTAAAATCTTATATGCAAAATATTTTTCTCAAAAAACAAAATGGATCCCCCTACCAGAAAAAAATGTATGTGAAGAAATAAACACCCCTGATTTTCAACTCTTAAACAGAATGCTTTTTGAAAAATCTATTACTACTCTCAAAAACGAAAAAAATTGTATCCCCCTCAATGATTTAGAGAATCTTAATCTTATATCTATCTCATTAGGGGTAGACACATTCTCTTTTTTCCAACAACGACTCAATGACTACACGGAAATGCCTCAGTTTTTTTTAAAAAAAAATGCAACTATTCAAGAAATAACAAATATAAAAAATCAAATCCCACAAAAAACAAATTGTGTAATCCTTGCAATACACCAAGGCGCAAGAATTGCCAATACAAAAGAACAACTCTCCAAAGAAGTTTTAGATTTTGCCCAAGACATAATATCTTCTAAAAAAACAATACTCGTCGCCCTCAGAAACCCATATCTTATACCTAATATACCTAATTTTGAAAAAGCATCTGTTTTAATAACCACCTACCAAGACCATATACTAGCACAAGATATGGCAGCACAAGCAATCTTCGGAGGAATAAGCACATCAGGAAAACTCCCCGTTACCTTTCATAAAAAATATGTAAACGGATTGGGTATAAAAACAAAAGGAAACGTAAGATTCAAATTTACAATACCCGAAGAAATAGGAATAAACAGCAAAAGATTAGAATCAAGAATAGATAGTGTTATGCAAAACGCTATTCAAAAAAAAGCATTTCCTGGCGGACAAGTCCTACTTGCTCAGGATCAAAAAATATTTTTTCATAAAGTATATGGATTTCATAGATACGATAGTATTCAAAAAATAACCCCTACGGATATTTACGACCTCGCATCTATAACAAAAGTAACCGCCGGAATACCAAGTATTATGAAACTGTACGACGAAAGAAAAATAGACCTCAACGGCAAACTAAAAACATACTACCCATATTTCAAAAACTCCAATAAAAAAAATATCTCCCTCTTAAATATGCTTACACATCAAGCAGGATTAAAAGGATGGATACCATTCCATACAGAAGCAAAAAATAAAGACGGCTCTTTTAAAGCCAAAACCCTATCCACTAAAATTTCCAAAAATTACCCCTATAAAATAACAGATTCCCTCTACCTTTATAAAAATTATAAACCACAACTCCTCAAATTAATAAAAAACTCACCACTTAATAAAGAAAAAAAATACCTTTACTCCGACCTCAGCTTCTATTTATACCCCGATATTATAAAAAAAATAACAGGAGAAAATTTTGAACAATACCTTTCTAAAAACTTTTATACCCCATTAGGAGTAAAAACAATGACTTACAATGCAGGAGAAAAATTCCCAATACAGAGAATTATCCCTACCGAAGTAGATACATTTTTTAGAATGCAAACACTCCACGGAATAGTCCATGACGAAGGAGCAGCTTTACTCAACGGAATCTCTTCGCATGCAGGATTATTTGCTAAAGCTACTGATTTAGCAGTTGTATGGCAAATGTACCTCAATGGAGGAAAATACGGAGGAAAAAAATATATAAACCCTCAAACCATTCAAAAATTCTCTACCTGCCAATTTTGCGAACTCGGAAATAGAAGAGGAATAGGGTTTGATAAACCTCCCATAGTTTTTGATTCCTGTGACTGTAAAAATTTTGTCGCCCGTCAAACCCCACACAGTAGCTACGGACATTCCGGATATACGGGAACATTTGTTTGGGCAGACCCCGAAAATAAACTTCTCTACATCTTTTTATCCAATAGAGTACACCCAACACGAAATAATTCCCTTATTTCAGATATGAACGTGAGACCCACTATTCATAAAATTATCTACCAAGAATTAGGATTTTAA
- a CDS encoding AAA family ATPase, whose product ELKIDQDNNLIQFGMGDVQKTFSRIENKIETLLKEGLSNFLKDVLKIVMSKNSEIDRNIFDRINDEDLAIIFARAKNLDKEIKDAVLESVAKKEFNDPLSGLILQKLVELYENQKELDNSVKAFRDACNKYLINKSVFYDESAIKIYIKSTRTDDKIDLKHLSSGEKQIVSMLSNVYLSETDKRFLILFDEPELSLSMMWQKQLLPDILNSKKCDFLLAVTHSPFIFDNELDSFAVGMNEYVKPSKVNGK is encoded by the coding sequence TGAATTAAAAATTGATCAGGATAATAATCTTATTCAGTTTGGAATGGGTGATGTACAGAAAACATTTAGTAGAATCGAAAACAAGATAGAAACACTATTAAAGGAAGGACTTTCAAATTTTCTAAAGGATGTTCTAAAAATAGTTATGAGTAAGAATAGTGAGATTGATCGAAATATTTTCGATAGAATTAACGATGAAGATTTGGCAATTATTTTTGCTAGGGCTAAAAATCTAGATAAAGAAATTAAAGATGCGGTTTTAGAAAGTGTTGCAAAAAAAGAATTTAATGACCCACTTTCGGGTTTAATTCTCCAAAAACTGGTTGAGTTATATGAAAATCAGAAAGAATTGGATAATTCTGTAAAAGCGTTTAGAGATGCTTGTAACAAATACCTAATAAATAAAAGCGTTTTTTATGATGAAAGTGCTATTAAAATTTACATTAAATCTACACGCACGGATGACAAGATTGACTTAAAGCATCTGTCATCAGGAGAAAAACAGATAGTTTCTATGCTATCAAATGTTTATTTGTCTGAAACGGATAAAAGATTTTTGATTTTGTTTGATGAACCAGAGCTCTCTTTAAGTATGATGTGGCAAAAACAACTACTACCTGATATTCTAAATTCAAAAAAATGTGATTTTCTTTTAGCTGTCACACATTCACCTTTTATTTTTGATAATGAATTAGATTCATTTGCAGTTGGAATGAATGAATACGTTAAACCTTCAAAAGTAAATGGGAAATAA